The following is a genomic window from Nitrospirota bacterium.
ACGGCCGGCCGGTGAAGGACGTCACCACGCGGTTCTCCTTCCGGAATCTCTAGCGACGGGGCCGTAGCTGGGCTACCTCCCGACTGCAAATCGGGCAGCGGTTGACTTCAACGTCGCCGGGTGGGTTCGACTCCCATTCCCCGTCTGCACGTTCGATCCCGACCCCCACGATGGGGGAAGTGCCGCGGGAGGGCAGGATGCCCGGAGCGGCCCATCCCCCGTCTCCGCCGATTTACGCTTCTCCCTATTATCTGTAACATCTGATATATCTGATTACACAGATATATCAAAGGCCATGTTCCATGCCGCGCCGTCCATGGCGCGGCGACCGATCATGGCCCCTTACCATCCTATGAAAGGGGAGGTGTTCGATGAAACGGACACGATCGAAAACCGAAGGCGCGTGCTGCGCGCCGGGAACCGACATCACGGGTTGTTGCAAAGTGGAGGCCGTCGTCCCCATCGATGAGCGGGGACAAATGGTCCTCCCCAAAGAGGTCCGGGACAAAGCCGGGATCAAAGCGGGCGACAAGCTCGCCGTCATCAGTTGCGGGACCGGCAGTCCCATCGGCTGCCTCTGCGTCGTGCGGGCGGACGCCATGGGCGGGATCCTGAAATCCTTCCTCGGCCCCCTGCTCAAGGATCTGGTGTAGTCATGACGGCACCGGCCATGACGCACGGGATGATCGAGGCCCAAGCGCCGCCCCAGACCATCCGCAGGGTCTACAACTTCTGGAGCCTTTTCTACGGCACGCTGGCGGCCCCTCTCGAACGAAAGCCGCGGCTGCGAGGTCTGGACCTCGCAGCCGTCAAGCCCCGGGAAAAGATCCTCGAAGTCGCCGTGGGGCCCGGCGCCACGTTCTTGGAGATCCTCAAGCGTGTCGATCAATCCACAGTTGTATCCGGCGTGGATCTCTCTCCTCGGATGCTTGACACCACTCGGCGGGCGGCCACACGCGCGGGCTACGACAACGTCGACCTGCAATTGGCCGACGCACGCCGGCTCCCCTTCGCCGACGGGTCGTTCGATGTCCTGTACAACAGCTACATGCTGGACTTGATCCCGCTGGATGAACTTGGGGGCATCCTTTCCGAGTTCAAGAGGGTGCTGCGGCCGGGCGGTCGAATGGTCCTGGTCAACATGAGCAAGTCGAGCGGAGAAGACCGGACCTTCTGGGAGCGCCTCTATCTTGCCGCCCCGAAGAGCTGGGTACCCTATCTGTTCGGTGGATGCCGTCCCGTTCTCATGGAGGGTCCGTTGAAACACACGGGATTCCGCGAGGTGAAACGTGAATTCATCGCGGGACCGCTTCCCTCGGAAATCGTAGGCGCAAGAAAACCGGCGTCTTGAAGGGGTAAAAAAAAAGCGCGCGGGCCCCCTGCGAGGATACGGGGGAGCGAGGGGACCCGCGCTATGTGGGCTTCATTCCTATTGAGGTCGCCCGCTTTGAACCAGCCTCAATAGGGGCAACATACAATATCCCAATTACCTTGTCTAGTGCCTGTGAAAATGGCCGCCGAAATGTTACACCCATTCGGGGCGGTGTGTTTTCAGCCGACCGAGCCTCAGAACTGAATTTGCTTGACCCCATATCTCATCCTCGGGAACTACTTTGGACTAATCGGGTCCACTTGTCAAGCCCCCTTTCGATGGAATTGTTCCCCTGGAATGGTATAAGGGGGGCGGTCCCGAAAGGAGGGCCGTACACACAATTCCGCTGGATATCTTCATTAACCTGCTGGTCGGGTCAGCTTTCGCATTCGCCTGCGGCAGAGAGGGAATCAAGGACGGGTCGATTCGTTCCGCCGCCCTGCTCCGCGCCGTTGGGGTGGTCTTGGTCACGTTCGTTCCCTTCGCGGCCTACTACGTCGCCCGTTACCCCGACTGGAGCTGGATGTATCTTTTCCCCAGCGACACCCTTCCGGCCTACCTCACCTATGGGATGTTGTTCGCCTATGTGGCGGCGGTGTGGGTGGGATTTCAAATGAGCGCAGCGTTGCTCAAAAAAGGGTCGATTCTGCCTGCCCGGCTGAACATGGTGGGAGATGCACTATTCTTGGTTGTCATCACCGGCTGGGGTTGGCACCGGCTTCTATACGCCGGAACGTACGCCGACTACCAAGCCGGCACCGCGCCCATGATTTTTCGCACGCCGCTCTTCTGGGCGGTTATCGCGCTCGGCGCGGTCTTCCTTCCCGCGCTGGGGTTAATGCTCCGCCGGACTCGATCGAACCGGCCCGCCACCAGCTAGCCATCGATCAATCACCGCGGACGATTCGCGCTCTCACGTGGACTACGATTTCGCGATCGTCGGAAGCGGCTTCGGCGGGAGCGTCGCCGCGCTGCGCCTTGCGGAAAAAGGCTACTCCGTCGCCGTCATCGAACAGGGGCGCAACGTCGGCCCCGCCGAGATCGAGGCTGGGCGGACCCATCCCAGGAAACTTCTCTGGTCCCCCCGCTTCGGCCTTGATGGAT
Proteins encoded in this region:
- a CDS encoding AbrB/MazE/SpoVT family DNA-binding domain-containing protein; its protein translation is MKRTRSKTEGACCAPGTDITGCCKVEAVVPIDERGQMVLPKEVRDKAGIKAGDKLAVISCGTGSPIGCLCVVRADAMGGILKSFLGPLLKDLV
- a CDS encoding class I SAM-dependent methyltransferase, whose translation is MTAPAMTHGMIEAQAPPQTIRRVYNFWSLFYGTLAAPLERKPRLRGLDLAAVKPREKILEVAVGPGATFLEILKRVDQSTVVSGVDLSPRMLDTTRRAATRAGYDNVDLQLADARRLPFADGSFDVLYNSYMLDLIPLDELGGILSEFKRVLRPGGRMVLVNMSKSSGEDRTFWERLYLAAPKSWVPYLFGGCRPVLMEGPLKHTGFREVKREFIAGPLPSEIVGARKPAS